In Cervus elaphus chromosome 5, mCerEla1.1, whole genome shotgun sequence, the following proteins share a genomic window:
- the FSCN2 gene encoding fascin-2 isoform X1, which produces MPTNGLHQVLKIQFGLVNDTDRYLTAESFGFKVNASAPSLKRKQMWVLEPDPGEGTAVLFRSSHLGRYLSAEEDGRVACEAERPGRDCRFLVLPQPDGRWVLQSEPHGRFFGGTEDQLSCFATAITPAELWTVHLAIHPQAHLLSVSRRRYAHLCPQEDEIAADSNTPWGVDALITLIFQNRQYCLKSCDSRYLRSDGRLVWEPEAHARYTLEFKAGKLAFKDCDGRYLAPVGPAGTLRAGRNTRPGKDELFDLEESHPQVVLVAANHRYVSVRQGVNVSANQDEELDHETFLMQIDQETKKCTFYSSTGGYWTLVTHGGIQATATQVSENTMFEMEWRGRRVALKASNGRYVCMKKNGQLAAISDFVGKDEEFTLKLINRPILVLRGLDGFVCHRRGSNQLDTNRSVYDVFHLSFSDGAYQIRGRGGGFWHTGSHGSVYSDGERAEDFLFEFRERGRLAIRARSGKYLRGGASGLLRADADAPAGVALWEY; this is translated from the exons ATGCCCACCAATGGCCTGCACCAGGTGCTGAAAATCCAGTTTGGCCTCGTCAATGACACTGACCGCTACCTGACGGCCGAGAGCTTTGGCTTCAAGGTCAACGCCTCGGCACCCAGCCTCAAGCGGAAGCAGATGTGGGTGCTGGAGCCGGACCCAGGGGAGGGCACTGCCGTGCTGTTTCGCAGCAGCCACCTGGGCCGTTACCTGTCAGCCGAGGAGGACGGGCGTGTGGCCTGCGAGGCGGAGCGGCCGGGTCGCGACTGCCGCTTCCTGGTCCTGCCGCAGCCCGACGGGCGCTGGGTACTGCAGTCAGAGCCGCATGGCCGCTTCTTCGGTGGCACCGAGGACCAGCTGTCCTGCTTCGCCACGGCCATCACCCCGGCTGAGCTGTGGACGGTGCACCTGGCCATCCACCCGCAGGCCCACCTGCTGAGCGTGAGCCGGCGGCGCTACGCGCACCTGTGCCCACAGGAGGACGAGATCGCGGCCGACAGCAACACGCCGTGGGGTGTGGACGCGCTCATCACGCTCATCTTCCAGAACCGGCAGTACTGCCTCAAGTCCTGTGACAGCCGCTACCTGCGCAGCGACGGCCGCCTCGTCTGGGAGCCCGAGGCTCACGCCCGCTACACGCTCGAGTTCAAGGCGGGCAAGTTGGCCTTCAAGGACTGCGATGGCCGCTACCTGGCACCTGTGGGCCCCGCGGGCACTCTCAGGGCGGGCCGCAACACACGGCCTGGCAAGGATGAGCTCTTCGACCTGGAGGAGAGTCACCcgcaggtggtgctggtggctgCCAACCACCGCTATGTGTCCGTGCGGCAAG GGGTCAATGTCTCAGCCAACCAAGATGAAGAACTGGATCACGAGACCTTCCTGATGCAAATTGACCAGGAGACAAAGAAGTGCACCTTCTATTCCAGCACTGGGGGCTACTGGACCCTGGTCACCCATGGGGGCATCCAGGCCACAGCTACACAAGT TTCTGAGAACACCATGTTTGAGATGGAGTGGCGGGGCCGACGGGTGGCCCTCAAGGCCAGTAACGGGCGCTATGTGTGCATGAAGAAGAATGGGCAGCTGGCAGCCATCAGCGATTTTGTGG GGAAGGACGAGGAGTTCACGCTCAAGCTCATCAACCGGCCCATCCTGGTCCTGCGCGGCCTCGACGGCTTCGTCTGCCACCGACGTGGCTCCAACCAGCTAGACACCAACCGCTCGGTCTACGACGTGTTCCACCTGAGCTTCAGCGATGGCGCCTACCAGATCCGAG GCCGCGGCGGCGGGTTCTGGCACACCGGCAGCCACGGCAGCGTGTACAGCGATGGCGAGCGCGCCGAGGACTTCCTATTCGAGTTCCGGGAGCGCGGCCGCCTGGCCATCCGGGCCCGGAGCGGCAAGTACTTGCGCGGCGGCGCCTCTGGGCTGCTGCGCGCGGACGCGGACGCGCCGGCTGGGGTCGCGCTCTGGGAATACTGA
- the FSCN2 gene encoding fascin-2 isoform X2: MPTNGLHQVLKIQFGLVNDTDRYLTAESFGFKVNASAPSLKRKQMWVLEPDPGEGTAVLFRSSHLGRYLSAEEDGRVACEAERPGRDCRFLVLPQPDGRWVLQSEPHGRFFGGTEDQLSCFATAITPAELWTVHLAIHPQAHLLSVSRRRYAHLCPQEDEIAADSNTPWGVDALITLIFQNRQYCLKSCDSRYLRSDGRLVWEPEAHARYTLEFKAGKLAFKDCDGRYLAPVGPAGTLRAGRNTRPGKDELFDLEESHPQVVLVAANHRYVSVRQGVNVSANQDEELDHETFLMQIDQETKKCTFYSSTGGYWTLVTHGGIQATATQVSENTMFEMEWRGRRVALKASNGRYVCMKKNGQLAAISDFVGEHTPPALGSLGLGATQALVLPAGKDEEFTLKLINRPILVLRGLDGFVCHRRGSNQLDTNRSVYDVFHLSFSDGAYQIRGRGGGFWHTGSHGSVYSDGERAEDFLFEFRERGRLAIRARSGKYLRGGASGLLRADADAPAGVALWEY, from the exons ATGCCCACCAATGGCCTGCACCAGGTGCTGAAAATCCAGTTTGGCCTCGTCAATGACACTGACCGCTACCTGACGGCCGAGAGCTTTGGCTTCAAGGTCAACGCCTCGGCACCCAGCCTCAAGCGGAAGCAGATGTGGGTGCTGGAGCCGGACCCAGGGGAGGGCACTGCCGTGCTGTTTCGCAGCAGCCACCTGGGCCGTTACCTGTCAGCCGAGGAGGACGGGCGTGTGGCCTGCGAGGCGGAGCGGCCGGGTCGCGACTGCCGCTTCCTGGTCCTGCCGCAGCCCGACGGGCGCTGGGTACTGCAGTCAGAGCCGCATGGCCGCTTCTTCGGTGGCACCGAGGACCAGCTGTCCTGCTTCGCCACGGCCATCACCCCGGCTGAGCTGTGGACGGTGCACCTGGCCATCCACCCGCAGGCCCACCTGCTGAGCGTGAGCCGGCGGCGCTACGCGCACCTGTGCCCACAGGAGGACGAGATCGCGGCCGACAGCAACACGCCGTGGGGTGTGGACGCGCTCATCACGCTCATCTTCCAGAACCGGCAGTACTGCCTCAAGTCCTGTGACAGCCGCTACCTGCGCAGCGACGGCCGCCTCGTCTGGGAGCCCGAGGCTCACGCCCGCTACACGCTCGAGTTCAAGGCGGGCAAGTTGGCCTTCAAGGACTGCGATGGCCGCTACCTGGCACCTGTGGGCCCCGCGGGCACTCTCAGGGCGGGCCGCAACACACGGCCTGGCAAGGATGAGCTCTTCGACCTGGAGGAGAGTCACCcgcaggtggtgctggtggctgCCAACCACCGCTATGTGTCCGTGCGGCAAG GGGTCAATGTCTCAGCCAACCAAGATGAAGAACTGGATCACGAGACCTTCCTGATGCAAATTGACCAGGAGACAAAGAAGTGCACCTTCTATTCCAGCACTGGGGGCTACTGGACCCTGGTCACCCATGGGGGCATCCAGGCCACAGCTACACAAGT TTCTGAGAACACCATGTTTGAGATGGAGTGGCGGGGCCGACGGGTGGCCCTCAAGGCCAGTAACGGGCGCTATGTGTGCATGAAGAAGAATGGGCAGCTGGCAGCCATCAGCGATTTTGTGGGTGAGCATACCCCTCCTGCCCTGGGGAGCCTGGGGCTGGGC GCCACTCAAGCCCTTGTCTTGCCAGCAGGGAAGGACGAGGAGTTCACGCTCAAGCTCATCAACCGGCCCATCCTGGTCCTGCGCGGCCTCGACGGCTTCGTCTGCCACCGACGTGGCTCCAACCAGCTAGACACCAACCGCTCGGTCTACGACGTGTTCCACCTGAGCTTCAGCGATGGCGCCTACCAGATCCGAG GCCGCGGCGGCGGGTTCTGGCACACCGGCAGCCACGGCAGCGTGTACAGCGATGGCGAGCGCGCCGAGGACTTCCTATTCGAGTTCCGGGAGCGCGGCCGCCTGGCCATCCGGGCCCGGAGCGGCAAGTACTTGCGCGGCGGCGCCTCTGGGCTGCTGCGCGCGGACGCGGACGCGCCGGCTGGGGTCGCGCTCTGGGAATACTGA